The Clostridia bacterium DNA segment TCACGTGAAACGAATGCCGCCACGTCGCGTCTGGACGCCATTCACGCGCGCTGCTCTGAAGCTTGTGGGTCGCCCTACGCGCGTGAGGCAGCACCCGTCGCTGCCCCTCCCACGAGCCGGTGGACCAGGCGCTCAAGGTCCTCGTGCCCAAAGTACGTGATCTCAATCGTGCCTTTCCGGCCTCCGGGACGAATCTCCACCGGCGCGGCGAGCGCCTCTTTCAGCATTCGCTCGAGGTCCGCCAATTCGGCCGCCTTCGTTCGCCCGCGGCGCTGCCCTGAAGCCTTCCGTTCCCTCGCCAATGCTTCCGTCTCGCGCACCGACAATCCTTGCTCGAGCACGCGCCGCGCGGCGGCCCGCCGGGCCTCCCCTGGCTGGACCGCGAGAAGCGCGCGGGCGTGTCCCTCTGAGAGCCGCCCGGCCGCCACCTGCTCCTGCAGATCATCCTCCAAACTGAGTAGCCGCAGGCTGTTGGCGATGGCGGAGCGGCTCTTGCCCACACGCCTCGCGAGGCCTTCCTGGTCCAACCCGAGCTTGTCCATCAGCGTCTGATACGCGCGGGCTGTCTCGATCGGGTTGAGGTCCTCCCGCTGAAGGTTCTCGATCAGCGCAATCTCGGTCATCTGAAGGTCGTCGAGCTCCCGTACGACGACCGGCACTGTCTTCAGGCCGGCAAGTTGCGCCGCGCGCCAGCGCCTCTCCCCGGCCACGATCTGGAACCGCTCGCCCTTCCTCCGCACGATCAGTGGCTGCAGAACGCCATGCTGCCGCACCGACTCGGCCAATTCGGCTAATGCGGTTTCGTCAAAGTGGCGCCTTGGTTGGTGCGGGTTTGGTTCGATGCGCTCGACTTCGACCTCGTGCGGCGTCTCCCCATCCCGCACCTCAAGCGACGGCAGCAGCGACTCAAGCCCCCTGCCGAGACCTCTCCTGGGTCCTGGCACGTTCCAGCACCTCCTCGGCCAGCTCGCGGTAGACTTCGGCGCCGCGCGATTTCGGATCGTACAACGCGATGGGCAGCCCGTGGCTCGGCGCTTCACTCAGGCGGACATTGCGAGGAATGATCGTCGTGTAGACGCGCTCGCGAAAATGTTTCTTGACCTGCTCCACCACCTGGATCGCGAGGTTCGTCCGCCCATCGAACATCGTCAACACGACGCCGTCAATGTCGAGCTCTGGATTCAGGTTCGAGCGGACAATCTCAATCGTCTTCAGCAGTTGCGAGACGCCTTCCAGCGCGTAGTACTCGCACTGGATCGGAATCAGCACGGCTTGAGCCGCCGTCAGGGCGTTCAC contains these protein-coding regions:
- a CDS encoding ParB/RepB/Spo0J family partition protein yields the protein MPGPRRGLGRGLESLLPSLEVRDGETPHEVEVERIEPNPHQPRRHFDETALAELAESVRQHGVLQPLIVRRKGERFQIVAGERRWRAAQLAGLKTVPVVVRELDDLQMTEIALIENLQREDLNPIETARAYQTLMDKLGLDQEGLARRVGKSRSAIANSLRLLSLEDDLQEQVAAGRLSEGHARALLAVQPGEARRAAARRVLEQGLSVRETEALARERKASGQRRGRTKAAELADLERMLKEALAAPVEIRPGGRKGTIEITYFGHEDLERLVHRLVGGAATGAASRA